The following proteins come from a genomic window of Carcharodon carcharias isolate sCarCar2 chromosome 10, sCarCar2.pri, whole genome shotgun sequence:
- the psma1 gene encoding proteasome subunit alpha type-1 isoform X2, translating into MFRNQYDNDVTVWSPQGRIHQIEYAMEAVKQGSATVGLKSKTHAVLVALKRAQSALAAHQKKVLHVDNHIGISIAGLTADARLLCNFMRQECLDSRFVFDRPLPVSRLVSLIGSKTQIPTQRYGRRPYGVGLLIAGYDDIGPHIFQTCPSANYFDCKAMSIGARSQSARTYLERNMDEFQDCNLNELVKHGLRALRETLPADQDLTTKNVSIGIVGKDIDFTIYDDNDVTPFLEGLEERPQRKAPPADDAASCEKPEEPMEH; encoded by the exons ATG TTCCGTAATCAATATGACAATGATGTCACAGTTTGGAGCCCGCAG GGACGTATACATCAGATTGAATATGCAATGGAGGCAGTGAAACAGGGTTCAGCCACTGTAGGGCTCAAGTCAAAAACCCATGCCGTTCTGGTAGCTTTAAAG AGAGCTCAGTCAGCATTGGCTGCTCATCAAAAAAAAGTCCTTCATGTTGACAATCATATTGGCATCTCCATTGCTGGTCTCACAGCTGATGCTAGGCTGTTGTG CAACTTCATGCGTCAGGAGTGTTTGGACTCAAGATTTGTGTTTGACAGGCCACTGCCAGTATCGCGTCTCGTGAGCCTGATTGGAAGCA AAACTCAAATTCCAACACAGCGTTATGGAAGGAGGCCATATGGTGTGGGATTGCTTATTGCTGGTTACGAT GATATTGGCCCTCACATTTTCCAGACTTGCCCGTCGGCTAACTACTTTGACTGTAAAGCCATGTCAATTGGTGCCCGTTCACAGTCTGCTCGAACTTACCTGGAGAGAAACATGGATGAGTTCCAGGATT GTAATTTGAACGAATTGGTCAAACATGGTCTGCGTGCATTGAGGGAAACACTTCCTGCTGACCAAGATCTTACCACAAAG AATGTCTCAATTGGAATTGTGGGTAAAGACATCGATTTCACCATTTATGATGACAACGATGTTACACCATTTTTGGAAGGCTTGGAAGAAAGACCCCAGAGAAAG GCGCCTCCAGCTGATGATGCAGCTTCATGTGAAAAACCAGAAGAACCAATGGAGCATTAA
- the psma1 gene encoding proteasome subunit alpha type-1 isoform X1 produces the protein MPRFRNQYDNDVTVWSPQGRIHQIEYAMEAVKQGSATVGLKSKTHAVLVALKRAQSALAAHQKKVLHVDNHIGISIAGLTADARLLCNFMRQECLDSRFVFDRPLPVSRLVSLIGSKTQIPTQRYGRRPYGVGLLIAGYDDIGPHIFQTCPSANYFDCKAMSIGARSQSARTYLERNMDEFQDCNLNELVKHGLRALRETLPADQDLTTKNVSIGIVGKDIDFTIYDDNDVTPFLEGLEERPQRKAPPADDAASCEKPEEPMEH, from the exons ATGCCCAGG TTCCGTAATCAATATGACAATGATGTCACAGTTTGGAGCCCGCAG GGACGTATACATCAGATTGAATATGCAATGGAGGCAGTGAAACAGGGTTCAGCCACTGTAGGGCTCAAGTCAAAAACCCATGCCGTTCTGGTAGCTTTAAAG AGAGCTCAGTCAGCATTGGCTGCTCATCAAAAAAAAGTCCTTCATGTTGACAATCATATTGGCATCTCCATTGCTGGTCTCACAGCTGATGCTAGGCTGTTGTG CAACTTCATGCGTCAGGAGTGTTTGGACTCAAGATTTGTGTTTGACAGGCCACTGCCAGTATCGCGTCTCGTGAGCCTGATTGGAAGCA AAACTCAAATTCCAACACAGCGTTATGGAAGGAGGCCATATGGTGTGGGATTGCTTATTGCTGGTTACGAT GATATTGGCCCTCACATTTTCCAGACTTGCCCGTCGGCTAACTACTTTGACTGTAAAGCCATGTCAATTGGTGCCCGTTCACAGTCTGCTCGAACTTACCTGGAGAGAAACATGGATGAGTTCCAGGATT GTAATTTGAACGAATTGGTCAAACATGGTCTGCGTGCATTGAGGGAAACACTTCCTGCTGACCAAGATCTTACCACAAAG AATGTCTCAATTGGAATTGTGGGTAAAGACATCGATTTCACCATTTATGATGACAACGATGTTACACCATTTTTGGAAGGCTTGGAAGAAAGACCCCAGAGAAAG GCGCCTCCAGCTGATGATGCAGCTTCATGTGAAAAACCAGAAGAACCAATGGAGCATTAA